In one window of Brachyhypopomus gauderio isolate BG-103 chromosome 16, BGAUD_0.2, whole genome shotgun sequence DNA:
- the LOC143478232 gene encoding uncharacterized protein LOC143478232, producing MENLGQPILDLWDPYMHLTDWNYSNLDDADLTGFFSQPYKHRILIKHGLITPDEKVLCSEMEFRRFKRYVKIVEESWEKLFVQKQKQSLKEFMLKVLRGEVPDGVTVYDMKKWLINNERKTFRKMYIHFMKWSDPQSAELAWELNQQFQLEALEKEVIRELRLEGHDQRHLEDLRRSGSSRPLLMTTVSSILSYYERNSESAEEASSLVITGENLHNLTRRVTSLVGEIKESLVPVLPALLHCTASVGTDELSQCTIDGSDSTSLAQLISENCETVLRVVEISTIKIIMETFRVSRSSPEPARVLQEFYSVLSTHPQRQFLLWLRSSIIETVMGQLFFPQKVIDVRDAGSLGKTEVSTPAMPKMESTPVGSKHNKVKKVHGFFRRAWQALKKTFCFGK from the exons CTCGGACAACCAATATTGGACCTGTGGGATCCCTACATGCACCTGACTGACTGGAACTACAGCAATCTGGATGATGCTGACCTGACGGGATTCTTTAGTCAGCCATACAAACATAGGATACTTATTAAACATGGCCTCATTACGCCCGATGAGAAG GTGCTGTGCTCTGAGATGGAGTTCAGGCGGTTCAAGAGATATGTGAAGATTGTTGAAGAGAGCTGGGAAAAACTCTTTGTCCAAAAACAG AAACAGAGTCTCAAAGAGTTCATGCTCAAGGTACTGAGAGGGGAAGTTCCAGATGGTGTCACTGTTTATGATATGAAAAAGTGGCTCATTAATAATGAGAGGAAAACCTTCAGGAAGAT GTACATTCATTTTATGAAATGGAGTGACCCTCAGAGTGCTGAACTG GCATGGGAGCTGAACCAGCAGTTCCAGCTAGAGGCCCTGGAGAAGGAGGTGATCAGAGAGCTGCGCCTGGAAGGCCACGACCAGCGCCACCTGGAGGACCTGAGACGATCTGGCTCCTCAAGGCCTCTCCTCATGACCACGGTTTCCTCCATCTTATCATATTATGA GAGGAACAGTGAGTCCGCTGAGGAAGCTTCAAGCCTTGTG ATAACGGGGGAAAATCTGCACAATTTGACTAGAAGAGTCACTTCTTTAGTGGGAGAAATAAAGGAGAGTCTTGTTCCTGTCCTGCCGGCGCTCCTGCACTGTACTGCATCTGTGGGAACAGATGAATTATCACAGTGCACCATTGATGGCAGTGACTCAACAAGTTTGGCCCAGCTAATTTCGGAAAACTGTGAGACTGTGCTGAGGGTTGTGGAGATTAGTACTATAAAAATAATCATGGAGACCTTCAGGGTATCTAGATCATCCCCTGAACCTGCGCGTGTGCTCCAGGAGTTTTATAGTGTCCTTTCAACACACCCCCAGCGTCAGTTTCTTTTATGGCTGCGTAGTTCCATTATAGAAACTGTAATGGGACAGCTCTTCTTTCCACAAAAAG TGATTGATGTCAGAGATGCAGGCAGTCTGGGTAAAACAGAGGTTTCAACTCCAGCGATGCCTAAAATGGAGAGCACCCCAGTTG GCTCAAAGCACAATAAAGTGAAGAAAGTTCATGGATTCTTCAGGAGGGCTTGGCAGGCATTGAAAAAGACTTTCTGTTTTGGAAAATGA